gaaattagagagaaatctttgaataataatctgaaaaatttgaaaatgatgattGAATCAGAATATCGTATCCatgaatattacttttaattcttagagttttttagaaaatgcgattatttttcaaaaatttctcaaaatgcattaacttgtgcaaaataaatttctttcgaaTGACAATAGCTTGTACTCTTGTAAAAGTGCATCGATTTTTTTCTACGATAGTTAGCAACAATACCATTGACAAATACGTGAGAAAAATAATCCAAAGCAACTcaagatattaaacaaaaaatttctgaattaaattttaaaattcaggatTTGTGATTATTAAGTCATTAATACAGATATCAGTATGCTAACTTTCATAACTGAATGTACTATAGATCTGTCTGGACTCCGCACACACAcataattactttcttttataaatatagatgaaAGTTATCTTACGCATTCTGATCAGTAGCCCTAATTAgagcaacaaaaaataattcttatacaaattaataaattcattcttgaccaaaaatttaaaatgaagattccggtaaaaataaatacatgaattaaattaaattgaaaattaaaaacacgtttaataacttttttttatctaaataaatccATCTCAAATGTGCATTACCACCTGCATTATCTCATGCTTATCTGTTTCTTTGGAATGCTCGAAAAAATTACACTGACAAATAAAAGGAGTTACTTTAACATTTCTACTTTGATCCAGGAGGCTTCTGCTCTCGATTTTCTCAGAATGAAGATGTTCATTGTTCTTGGGATTTTTTCACTAACTGCAACTTTAATAGGTAAGCAATTTTAAGAATTGTTGtattgatgttttttattaatttttgacgctttataaatgaatttttgtttaattttgaatgaatagacctaattttaaattacattaattaaaagatGCTCCGTTGTGTTAgcaatttaataatgaaacataAACCATCCCTTCCCCCATGCATTAGaaggttattaaaatatctgCTAATAATAAGGATAAATATGTGTGTGTTGACGCTGTACAAGGTTAGACACTCTATTTGCTGATATGAAATGTTGCATATATGTACCTTATAGGTGGGAATGTGTACCTCAGAGCGattgttttgaagttttaattgcaaatttaattaaaaattaagcaaatttttggcGTTTTTCACGGTAACTTCTGAAAATAGtacagcacaaaaatatttttacaccattttaaaatgtctttttaattatagcagtttaatagtcatataaatttttcttgaattttggcaattttttaaaaatattattttgcctaTTTTCTAACAACtgttattgaaattgaaatcgtTTTCATGTTTCTTCAAATTGTTAATGTCTTCATTTTCTTCGATAATTGCCGATTTaaaaagaaggattttatttaaatctttgcagtttataagacgaataaaaaggaactacaaaatttagaagatagatgaaccgtatattcatatttttaatagagttatgatgtcatgggactagtCTTCATTGGAAAGGTGCATGTGCTTTATGAAATGaacaaatgaaagtaaaataatacgGCTTAAAATCTAACAGTTTGAGGGAATCATAGAAATGAAGTAATATCTAAAACGACttgacttaaataaaatatgaaccaaTATTCCCGACTGTGGAGACAGTCGCTGATCACCAAAGGTGACTAGTTATTTATAATCCTAAGAGTGGGAGACCGACTCGATAAAGTTTATGATTAAGCAACACCTTGTAAAGAAATAATCACagatggaaggaaaaaataaaaacaaaaattaacgcAAAATATATCTAGATGGCCACAATGAAAGTCTTAATGGTTAATGGATTCAATTCAAATTGTCTTAGATCAAAGATGATAACATTCCTTctcttacgaagaattttttacTGTTCATAATTCAGGCAGATAACTCGTTTCTATTAAAGATTTGGGATTAAGTATAAAATACtctaaattccaatttttataagaaatcgaAAACATTTAAGtgaatgtgattaaaaaaaaaaaaacctcactatttcgtaaaaaaaaatattataatttaatccaaaattctaaatgaaaattatgcagaaattgaataaaatgtcgAAGAAGGACGATTTAGTtgatcaaagataaaaaaaatgatataaataaaaatcattttttactgcTTTCAGTAAGggccaaaatattattttcataaatagattttgaaacgaatttttaaaagttaatttactcgatttcttttttacaatttatttaagtttggataataaaacagaaatacttattacataaatttcatttctttattagctttcattttgtaatttattttattagtcgCATTTGGCAACCAATTGGCTCGCCAAGGATATTGGTTAAATTTAAATCCAGTTCAatcatttagttaattttattgttCATAATTCCGTCAAATTGTCAGCACATTGAAGCTGCGTtactttaattgtcttacatatgttccGCTCATTGTATACATGAACCTTTCTGATGGAGGCaatatcatagcgctattaaaaaaaggaaatatgagtgcaaatattttctaaatttcgctgTATTTTAACTTCACTTTTCTTTCGTATTCTAAACTACAcagatataaaatagaattgttcTTCTTCAGCTTCGAAGAGCGGAAGAAAAtcttgtgattaaatatttgatgaagcaatggtAAAGATTTGAATTTCTGAGCAATAATGTAATGCATTGTTATTAACCTAAGCAAATAATGTGTTGTTATTGCTATTCaaaatcaagcaatttttttttgaaaattgttgaaattcaagaaaagtttgcacgattattatattcatattattaaaacgataatattttaaaattttggaacgatgcaaaactcatttttgtgcaataatatttttgacagtTTCACGAAAAACAATAGaatacaacttaatttttaaataattaaaattctaatcaaatttcaaaataaccgTTCTGAGGAGCACATTTCCATTCACCAGAGTATAATTGTTCTATATTTGATAGCTGTAGATCGAACAGTACGGCCGGTATAATGCCTCCCcccagatttttattattaatagactTATTTGTAGTTTAGATGAATTATCTTGTTTATAGTTAATTCAAAGCAATGTTGCAATCCAGTACTAGaatcattcttttataaataaatatttaacttgatCTATCAATTATACGTAAGATAACAGAACAGTATATATGAAACAGAATAGGCCATCTAGAAATGTAGTTTgtgaatttaatttgtaaatgtcCAGTCTTTACCTGTTTTAAtcctcttttcaaaatttctagttGCTGAACAGTCTTATTCGTGTGATTTCGAAAGAGACACTTGTGGCTTTACGAATGAAGAAGGAAAACTTTCAAACTGGGAAAGAGTGGAAACGGAACTTGGAGGTCGTAAAggtaaaatgatttgaaaattatttaaaatatcctctTAATGTAGCtgagaacatttttattatatattctgatTACACAATTTTGGTCTGAAAAAAAAGAAGGCGTTAAAAATACCCAGAAACATATGAAGAATGATTCAGGAGTccacatgaaattaaaaattacaaataagtaTCAAAAGTATAAAGAATCCGTTAGCACAATAAGGATTAGAATGAAACTTTTCTCGTTTTTTGATGTCTTATATAAACTATGTGGAAGTCCTTCGATTATTAGAgtgaaatgtttcatttgaattttgaaattgcttCAAATCTTAATTTAGATGTCCTACAATCAGAAACTGAGCTGCTAAGCGAGGAATCACATTCTTGCCAGTATTTGACTCGCATGATTTCTTGTGATGTTGGAGTTGATTTCCCTGTGTCTGTCCTGATCCCTTATCGGAGCAGTTTATCCCTCGATCAGTGAACTTTCGCGTGCTTTGGAAAGATGGCTTCTCCAGTAAAGTTACCATCTATAACCCTTTCCCAAATGGATACAAATCAGGCATTGGAATGAGAAGTGGCCGAATAAGAAGCAGATTCTGACTTCTTTAGAAGGTAGTTCCCTTCCAATGATGATggtataattatgttttatgccACACTTTCGATGATGGGACTATCTCCTACCGGAAAGGGTTGATGATTGAGCCGGCAATGGCCAATCTACAATTAATTGAAGATTCAGAGGTCTAAATTGGGCTGAGGATTATCTTTTACGGTTATTAATGATAACTCCATCGCTATGCCATTgtcatttaagaaattaagtCTGTTTTCTGTCTCCAAGAAATCTGATTAAAGAAAGGAGATACCCGATTCCTgatagaaaatcattttaactgCTGTAGATTCtatgttataattattaaagtaaatctctattattaatttataagtaaagtattaatttcctttaagttgtggaaatgaattttaaaaaatgcaaactaGTCTATTCGATTTATATTAGTGTTGAGGATATTAGCATGCATATTCACAGAAAAACAAACTCAGGAAGTTTGTCTATGACAATAGTTACCATAGAATAATCATAAACATGTTTGAGCACAAACACGTGGCAGTACGCCGATATGCATAAGTTAAAATCACTTACAAAAGATTCCGTTTATTCTGAATTTTGATCTATCACACAAAGACCTTCAATTCCTTCAAAGTCCTACACTGCGGCCTCATCATGGTGGAAGGGTCTTCCCGGATACAATGGTCGAAGTATGTTAGGAGTGTTACTCCTGGTAAGGTCATACAAGGCCTGAAGACCATTCTGCTTTCCCCAGATAAAAAGAGCAAGACTGGGATTAAGTCAGCCTTTTCTCTCTGGTGCTCCAGATCTTCGGAGCAAATGAAATTGCTCCTTTCCTATTACTGTGAGTTTTTAGAAGTTTTTGGATTCCTGGTGGTGGTCTACAATTAGACTATCTGAAATTAGTAATAACAACAGTTAAGATTTCATCTTTCGTCCGTACAGTTTGGAATATCATAAAGTTTCGATGTAAAAACTCCCACTCCATGTCAAATACGCGAAAGATAATCTTGAATTAGGCATGCCTAGTAAAgattcttttgatttcaaatagaaGGTCAATATTATCTAAATCCATTATCTGTACAAAGTGTTCCAGAATACTTAGAGCAAACTCGGGagattatagaatatatttaaattaataaaaatcgttATACAATGGATGGTCAAGCAGTGAAGCTCTATTGTCCATCAGCATTATACTATTTGAAGTATATCTAATTTTTAGGAGTCTTCAGCACTCCTTAAAATTAGTGCCAATAGTTATGGAATACTCGACATactataaaatcttttatgtaGGTTCTTATATGCAAGTGTTAATCAATTCTACCGAAAAGCATATCGCTAGAATGATAACTCCATATTTCGAGCACCACGAAGAAGCTCCAGGATGCCTCGTCTTTGATTACTACGCTAGTGGCGACGGCGTGAAAGGGTTCACCGTTGAACAGGAACATGACTATGGAATATCAACTATCTGGCTGCGAAGCGGCAACAAATCTGGATGGCAGAAAGCCCAAGTGGACGTAGAAATTGATGAGAATACAAGGGTAAGAACCATTGCTCATTTATGCTTTGCATAATTAgaattattgtaagaaaaaaattccgTAGTATGTGACAaagctgtgtaaaaaaaaaaattgtttttccgaATTCTAGAGTCTAATTGAGGCATTCTATTTGAATTCTGTGTAGAGAATACAAGGAACATGTGAAGAGAAATTATAGAGCTCCGAGAAACTTATTtgcaattctataaattttcttcGGTGGCCATTTTCATCTCActtaaaattcttaacttttacatgaactatattttaatactccagattatattcttttaattattcctACTTCTAACCACAgactaataattatatatttgttctaGTATCGAATCATGTTTAATATGGAAATTTTGTGCTCAAAAAATTGGGAGAAGAGCGGGTGAACAACAAAAATCAAAGGGATTGGTACAATATTCATGCAATCTATAAGCATAGGCTTAATTCACtcgcaaaattatttcaatttattttactgctCATTGATCTATTAACTTAAAGAAAAAGTTTAGTTAAAAAGTAGGAATTTAAAAGACCTACCCTATAGAATGTAATGATAGCATAATTAGATGAGGagtatttttaaggaaatactgattaaaaatgtttttattaaaaaaggtcTAAGCGAAATATTCGAAATTCCATTCAAGTTTATGTTACCTAATAAGAATTTCAAGCCGATATTTGCATaactttttgagaaaattcaatttttatcgaaaaaaggTCCTTGAACAATGCCTGTAAAAACTTTTACATCAGATAGAATTCGTTTACCAaaacaaatcttattttaaaagtgttcCACAATTTTAAATGGTATCATAGCGGTTGGTTTCAAAAAGAAgcgatgaaaattaaatttgaaattaacattttgtctCAGTTTTCATGCATGAATATTTTCCCGATAAGTTACGTTCGCAAACgttattttttaacgtttttgaGAATCGATCgccacaaaataatatttttctttttaattttaatttctccgcctttccttttttgaaaattgacCATTATGATATAATTCGAAATCTCtacaagataattttataataagattttcagaataggaaattactttaaaagttttcttttttttcgataaagtagaatttttcaaaacataatgcaGGCATCGCTCTGAAATTTTCACATTTCCTTCTAGGTAATACAGACTCAAACGGAATTTCGAATATTtcggttaaatttttaaaaaatgaaaaacatttttccaaattaacactttttaaaatttaccccGTATCTAATTAAGTTATCACATTCTATAgcccattttataattttttaaaaaatacctatgtcattataatttaatgcttttttctaAAGAtgatagctttttatttaaacttgaaaaatcGGAGTTAAAAATTTCTCCTTCATTTCTGAGTGCAAACTTAGAGGTCTGTTTCGGATAGACAATTCAACAACTTAAGCTAATAAAATTGCTCgttatgtatattttttccaGGAAAAAGTATAATTCAACTGGACTAAAATTTGTGAGAATCTGTTTAAATGTCTGTttagtaacaaaagaaaaaaaaatcaggttatTGCAGttcttatatatgtatgtatgaaaaagatagaaaaatattcggAACTCTATAAATAGCTTCAGATGATTTATCTTGATAATTGTAATAGAATTATCAAGCCTAGGTGTAATTCTGTGCATCTGAATGACAAGATAGCTGGTGATAACAAAACAAGAACTACAACTTGAACGACGGCCTATGCGTAGACCCCTATTAGCCTTGCTACCATTTCTAAATCTTATTGGAAATGTAAACCAACATATACAGTCAGACACCTTTTCATTACCATGCTTGAGGTGCTCCATTCTCGgaagaaaatgttttgtatttgtagtgttaataataaaaaaaaaactatgtttaatGAGATAAGAATTATTAAGTTCACTTGAAGAATTTGATAAGACAAGAGTTTAGGGATATGAAAAAATGGCTTAAATTAACAGAATTAAATGCCTCTCAtgctattaaataatatagatatatgcTCCTCAATACTAAAGCTAAAAAAGTAAACCGAAATTACAAcagttataatgaaaaaattaatttttatattgtcttttttatgagaatttacTGCTAAAATTTCATCAGAAGGTTGTTTCTGCAGTTCTTTCAACTTGTTGGTACTGTACTTATCCAGTCCATGAGAAACAATTTCTTCTATATAAATTCTTGCAACTACATAGATTCGCAGAAATTTGATTCTACTTTTAACGTTTCTTAAATTTGATGCAagagtattataaattttttgtaatcataCTGCAATCTATAGTTTTCTTTGGCTTTCTTTCTAGTACTGTGGTTTATTTCtcgtttttcttaaatttaaaatgctttttactaaaatatattggTTGCCCATTCCAATTGTGAACCAATCGAAAATTTTTAGATCTTAGATGCAATCGTATaattccaattggaaaaatgcttaaaacaataaaaaatatattttatgtttactttgataaatgtaaaattaagaagtttaatttttttatacggaTTCTGACTATATGAATTAGCAAAAAGTTTTtgatcttctaaatttttaattaaaaaaggtttCTTTCTTTTGTCACTTAAGCTGGACTAGGATTGAAGCTttgtatatcattattttagatgattttagacAATTCCAGTGAAGATCTCGAGATAGATCTTCCAGCAATTgatttgtaataatgaaattcaaagcttagAAACTTGGGTTGAGTACGAAACTCATTTATTTCTCTTTGTAAATGAGCCAGTATAAAACAAGTGGGAGAAAGAAAAGAGATTTGTttgcaagaaatatttacaagaagAAAGCTAACAACATCGAATCCTGTAAATCAGAATGTTCTTTCTGCAGTgggaggaaggggggggggcataGGTATTGCTAGTTTTTCCTACAAAAGATCGACAAAACTTGTTTCTTCATAACTCGGCCAGTTTCAGGCATAAAAGACTggaacttaatatttaaaatgttaaaaaatatttaattaaaaataaccaataaaacCTAGgacttgtataaaaatttagatctcGTAGTTAGACTCATGtaacataaaacataattctttatgtcatttaaaagatttttctaactgaaaactatttacatttctttaaaggATAAGAAATTGACTAAATGACCACGATTAGAATCtgcattttgtataataaatgtaaaacacatgaaataaaaataatatattttatcatttcattggcacttttaaatataaaaacccCAGGCTTAATAAAATGGCCCTGGTCTGGATCCTGTTGTATATTTATACGGCTTATTTCACTGGGCTGATATCAAGTTCGTAATGATATaattttggaatacatttttaatgaaaaatgtattacaaaacatgttttttcagtatattataatacaaatatattatatgttttgtttttttctctttttaaaatgtaaggtACAGAAATTGTCGATATTTATGCATTTTCCCTAATTATCAGTTGGTCGTTTAGTTTCATTCAGTTGTCATTCAATGGGAGAAATGTTTTATGGtagtaattttgaagaaaaaaaaatattacgagaATCTACGATAATCGTAATGATgtataatgaaatgtattaaagataaaagataaataataataaaaaaaatttcaacaagctTTAAGACGCATGCTTGTAATTAGTGCATCATAAAAGcagttcttaaaaaaatcaaaatatggatGCCAAATGCGTATTGCACTTGACGTCAGTGcactgaaaacaaaaaaaaatatcagtggGAGTATTCTGTCCGAAACCCTCACGcttattatctaataaaagtattatttttcctATATAAAAATGAGGACCTTTGACGAGGTTGAGAATGCTACAactgttcagatttttattttcaaagtctcaCACATGAGCTTCGTAATACAGCAAAGAAAGCAGAATAAGCACTTTGAACGACTTTTTCTTTCAActgattttgaaatcaaaattttggcaTACAATTGTAGTGATAAGatgatatatcaaatattttaaatctaagccattgcatttttgtcttattatatttttgtgcGTGCAAATGTACAAATCGACAGACAGTCAGCTCTTTGACGAATATTTGATAagcatttacaaatttgatgctagaaattgtattctaatttcatttacaaatttgatgttagaaattgtattctaatttcatttacaaatttgatgctggaaattgtattctaatttcattcacaaagttgatgcatttttaaattattgcgtttatatgcatgcgaaaatagAAACAGCATATGGTCAATCCTTTGATGAGTTGATTCAAAATtggatatatatttatgatttagatgctaaattgtgtaccaaatttattCATGCAGCTCTTTACATTTCGTAGTTCCCCTGTCTTGGACTACCaggaatgaattttgttcaaaatttcatagaaattgaaaaaaatttcatgcagaccataaataaaattttatccggCTATTGTTCGTTTCAGCACTTCAAGACTGccatttttcaatgattttaccTCTCTAAGGGGTGAGATGTAGATGAGCGCATTGCCGGAATccttcgttatttttttaaccttcattTCCGCCCCATTAGATAccttttcgttcaattttttttacacatgCGAGTATCGCATCATTTCTGATcgtgctattttattttaattcgaaattgcaaagcaatttattttaatcgcAATTGCATGCATATTCGAAGtggcaaaaaaagttttcagaattggcctgagaaatattttatataatatcattaaatgtgaccgaGATTATCTATcgttgttaatctcaaaatgttatcaaaaaattcaataacaaataaaaaaaagaagtgttttaacataaaagttattatttttttataaaaaactgcagtaccaaattttaagaacagaaatcatctatttattcatcataatttgatgtttaggcttcttatagtaaataaaaattgctctaaagtgTTTTATTGTGAATAAGTATCTTTTTCAACAATGTTTTGCATTATCTCCTGTTTTTACGCTGAAATCTGCAAAAACTCCGAGTTCACCtttagttaaatgtaaacatctcctcctttcatattGTCTCTAACCTCTATGttgactaaataaacgcatcACAATATTTCgaagcattttttgagttattctgTTCACAGTCAaaaagatataattccaaaaatgtgtttttcagactctgAGAGCtctgaaatatggagataaattaaaatttcgaattcgaatttttttacgattacatattttcttcttgttcatgggaaaaataattaaatcccaATAActgtcataaatttaaaaaaaaaacactaatcagccattaaaaattaaaatatattataaattaaattaaaatttcagtttgctGCGacatcttaatttttgattataaattattttcatacatttgtatACTTATGAGTTTTACAaacaacttatatatttttattatttgtaccAGTTTTTGTATGAATGCAGCTTTATCTGACACTGCATTTTCGTTTCAGTTTTTCTTCACAGCAAAGTTTGATCCTTCCATAGATGCAGAGAGTACTGTCGCAGTAGATAATGTAGTTTTGAGAATTAGCAAGTGTTGATGGAATTCAAGTTTCAAactgaagaagaagaagaagcacGAGCCTTCCTTtcttaatttctacaaaaattaatgcatttgtattcattataaaggaattttaaaataatttttttctccattttcttgattttcttgcttttttcttaaatttctgaatatagtCGGTAACAAATACCTACAAAAGAGATTAACAAGGATGGGATATTGATGAAATAATcacttacaaaatttttctatgatGGATGAGTGGCGGTATAACTGTGAtcaatcagtaaaaataaattttataatttctaatgaatTCAAGAAGTTAcggcattaattttaattgtattttttaaagattatacacAAATTAACTTCTTTTCCACgatgaaaataaatggaatgaaaagattaaaactattttataccaAATAAATTAAACTGGCGACATAATGAGGGAACTTTCACGATATCAGAAATTTATTCTATGATTGAACGTTTTGTTATGATTACCTGAGagccattttttcttttttatgtgatCGTAACTATTCAGTCATTCAGTGAGTTTATTCTTTAAACTAatgtataaattcttttcaactaATCTCTTGATAATCTAAAACTAttgaaacgaaataatttttttttttgattttggtattatttttctatataatgaaaatttccaCGATGGAAAATTATTTGGTATTATAATCcataatataaatttgatgatGATATAGCTAAACGAACTGcagatgataaaaattgaaataatgggAAATGAAGACTCTTTAAACAAAAgacaatgaaagtaaaaattttatttaagcgatataattcaattttttaaaaaacattaaatgatttttttagtttgaCTTCTAACGGTTTCGGCGAAAAAGTGCATGCCCTTCTCCTTGCGGATCAGagcattcatccacagatcggtGATAAAATTTTCGAACTCaacagaaaaacaataaaaaaaaaatccatgaaaaagTGCATTTGATAATTCCTGctttaaattatagataattatctcaaaattttttaaaaagataaccGAATCAGAAGGCTTtatgcatgaattttaatttcaattattttaaattttacgagAAAAGTaactggatttaaaaaatttctcaaaattcaataaactatACCAGAAgtgcaaaacaaatttctttagaacgacaattattctttttcttcgaCAGTGATCaggtcccccccccccctataatcattagaaataatattacgGATAAATTCATGTAGATCAATCATCTGAAA
The Argiope bruennichi chromosome 6, qqArgBrue1.1, whole genome shotgun sequence DNA segment above includes these coding regions:
- the LOC129972644 gene encoding MAM domain-containing protein 2-like; the protein is MKMFIVLGIFSLTATLIVAEQSYSCDFERDTCGFTNEEGKLSNWERVETELGGRKGSYMQVLINSTEKHIARMITPYFEHHEEAPGCLVFDYYASGDGVKGFTVEQEHDYGISTIWLRSGNKSGWQKAQVDVEIDENTRFFFTAKFDPSIDAESTVAVDNVVLRISKC